A window of the Lolium perenne isolate Kyuss_39 chromosome 7, Kyuss_2.0, whole genome shotgun sequence genome harbors these coding sequences:
- the LOC127315834 gene encoding uncharacterized protein, whose amino-acid sequence MPASADERHPHEPMITVPAQTTADQYADIAIADVPTSAGDEMIVGDIPYADVAIAAVPTFAGDEMALGYISMVTASAPNSAVKYAESPTFLGLIRETVRPSPIHFFSKDAAQSIPNLAATAAAAAAAAAAPASILFDSSRPAAEEEEEEELAGESNSDGFGKEMKARQFLNVVMRRYGRGSMYSVSRMKPEEQLFYSSTKEAQSAASNKEMETISSMPELGLRHQRSISKDKRLDFLPFYERGSGAYSKILCIDDKGCTALYDIDGDSLHSIPGLNGPKGANPISFSIIDREPRDPGRADALYTMRKYPRSYDYFNFEALMYSEPSKSMKGWRWHRLPPPPAHVDTSIVRSHALIDDPSRAPILIVSSTETSGVGTHCFNTFTNKWFKAGCWTLPFVGRAEHVPELDNLWFGISNNWPYYFCTMDLYSLDSVEAPSLAYNWEDLNLPDDWVMMDCSMVYLGDGKFCIAKIFEFSIDNDRTGMGAAISGLEVVRLGEPSKLLMVKHKSKFYKFIRDEIQCIL is encoded by the exons ATGCCCGCCTCCGCCGATGAGAGACATCCCCATGAACCCATGATCACGGTGCCTGCTCAGACCACCGCTGATCAGTACGCCGACATTGCCATAGCCGATGTGCCCACATCTGCCGGTGATGAGATGATCGTGGGCGACATTCCG TACGCAGACGTTGCCATAGCCGCGGTGCCCACCTTCGCTGGTGATGAGATGGCCCTGGGCTACATTTCCATGGTCACGGCGTCGGCGCCAAACTCGGCTGTCAAGTACGCCGAGTCGCCGACGTTTCT GGGCCTCATTAGAGAGACCGTGCGGCCCAGCCCCATACATTTTTTCTCCAAAGACGCGGCTCAGTCCATTCCCAAtctcgccgccaccgccgccgccgccgccgccgctgccgccgcgccCGCTTCCATTCTATTCGATTCGTCGAGGCCTGCTGCAG aagaagaagaggaggaggagctagCAGGTGAATCTAATTCGGACGGATTCGGGAAGGAAATGAAGGCGCGGCAGTTCCTGAACGTGGTGATGCGGAGGTACGGCAGAGGCAGCATGTATTCGGTAAGTCGCATGAAGCCCGAGGAGCAACTCTTCTACTCATCTACCAAGGAAGCGCAGTCAGCCGCATCCAACAAGGAGATGGAGACCATCTCCAGCATGCCTGAGCTTGGGCTCAGGCACCAACGCTCCATCTCCAAGGACAAGCGGCTGGATTTCTTGCCTTTTTATGAACGAGGCAGTGGTGCCTATAGCAAGATCCTCTGCATCGACGACAAGGGCTGCACCGCCCTGTACGACATTGACGGCGACTCCCTCCACTCGATTCCAGGCCTCAACGGTCCAAAGGGCGCCAACCCCATCTCCTTCTCTATCATCGACAGAGAACCCAGAGATCCTGGGCGGGCTGACGCCTTGTACACCATGCGGAAGTACCCTAGGTCCTACGATTACTTCAACTTCGAGGCCCTCATGTACAGTGAACCTTCCAAATCTATGAAAGGCTGGCGGTGGCACCGGCTCCCGCCTCCGCCTGCCCATGTTGACACTTCCATCGTCAGGTCCCACGCCCTGATTGACGATCCCAGCCGTGCACCCATTCTTATCGTCTCATCCACTGAAACAAGTGGCGTAGGCACCCACTGCTTCAACACATTCACCAACAAATGGTTTAAGGCTGGCTGCTGGACGCTGCCATTTGTTGGCCGTGCTGAGCATGTTCCTGAGCTTGACAACCTCTGGTTCGGCATTTCCAACAACTGGCCTTATTACTTCTGTACCATGGATCTCTACTCCCTTGACAGCGTCGAAGCTCCATCGTTGGCGTATAACTGGGAAGACCTTAATCTGCCAGACGACTGGGTGATGATGGACTGCAGCATGGTGTACCTCGGGGATGGCAAGTTTTGCATCGCCAAAATCTTCGAGTTTTCTATTGACAACGACCGGACAGGGATGGGTGCTGCTATCTCTGGTTTGGAGGTGGTGCGCCTTGGTGAACCATCGAAACTCCTGATGGTCAAGCACAAGTCCAAATTCTACAAGTTTATCAGGGATGAGATCCAGTGCATCCTCTAG
- the LOC139833641 gene encoding uncharacterized mitochondrial protein AtMg00310-like, whose protein sequence is MPSDVGRSKMGAFKYIKDRIWSRIQGWLERLLSAGGKDVMIKSVVHAIPIFSMAFFKLPKGLCQCINTMIRKFWWGYREGERKPSWVSWKEMCKPKHMGGLGFRDIELFNLALLARQGWRILQNPGSLSSRVLKAKYFPNSGLLESAAFPSASQVWKAIHEGLQVLKQGLVKRIGDGEATNPWTEQWLPRDCMLRPLGCITPDTENPPARVAELLDPSTAT, encoded by the coding sequence ATGCCCTCGGATGTGGGGCGGTCCAAGATGGGGGCCTTCAAGTATATCAAGGACCGCATATGGAGCCGCATACAGGGGTGGCTGGAGAGACTGCTGTCAGCAGGAggaaaggacgtgatgatcaAATCTGTTGTACATGCAATCCCTATATTCTCAATGGCATTTTTCAAACTGCCAAAGGGGTTGTGCCAGTGCATAAATACCATGATACGCAAGTTCTGGTGGGGGTACCGTGAAGGCGAACGGAAGCCAAGCTGGGTGTCATGGAAGGAGATGtgcaaaccaaagcacatgggcgGATTAGGGTTCAGGGACATCGAACTGTTCAATTTAGCTCTTTTGGCAAGGCAAGGATGGCGCATTCTGCAAAACCCCGGATCGTTGAGCTCACGGGTACTCAAGGCAAAGTACTTCCCGAACTCGGGCTTACTAGAGTCCGCGGCGTTTCCGTCGGCGTCCCAGGTCTGGAAGGCAATCCATGAAGGCCTCCAAGTTCTCAAACAGGGCCTGGTGAAGCGGATCGGCGACGGGGAGGCAACAAACCCGTGGACGGAGCAATGGCTCCCGCGTGATTGCATGCTCAGACCATTGGGATGCATTACGCCCGATACGGAGAACCCTCCAGCACGAGTGGCGGAGCTGCTGGACCCGAGCACGGCCACTTAG